One segment of Carya illinoinensis cultivar Pawnee chromosome 13, C.illinoinensisPawnee_v1, whole genome shotgun sequence DNA contains the following:
- the LOC122291024 gene encoding uncharacterized protein LOC122291024, translating into MESMPVRTAHFAKPEGQKGKKPVGVYGDSYESETRRAAKGSREVLSYGLVILGCCSTGVGVILRDEKGKVILAACHKEPEFSDPMEVELLAILRGLQICVPLGINDLIVETDSMLSVRALTTEGESMSPHGNLIYSILGLSKQLPKVIFQHVGREHNAAADGLAKMARFVEDLTIWWESIPECISQIVWHEASL; encoded by the exons ATGGAGAGCATGCCAGTAAGGACTGCCCACTTTGCAAAGCCTGAGGGTCAGAAAG GAAAGAAACCAGTAGGGGTTTATGGAGATAGCTATGAGAGTGAAACAAGAAGGGCAGCCAAGGGATCTAGAGAAGTTCTTTCTTATGGCCTGGTCAttttg GGATGCTGCAGTACGGGTGTGGGAGTTATCTTGAGGGATGAGAAGGGTAAAGTAATACTGGCTGCGTGTCACAAAGAACCAGAGTTCTCAGATCCTATGGAAGTGGAGCTTCTGGCCATTCTAAGGGGTCTACAGATATGTGTCCCGCTGGGTATCAATGATCTGATTGTGGAAACTGATTCTATGCTTAGTGTTAGGGCCTTAACAACAGAAGGGGAGTCAATGTCTCCACATGGTAACCTAATCTACTCCATCCTTGGCCTTTCAAAACAGCTTCCTAAAGTGATTTTCCAACATGTTGGCAGAGAACACAATGCAGCAGCTGATGGCTTAGCAAAAATGGCAAGATTTGTAGAGGATTTAACAATTTGGTGGGAATCAATTCCCGAGTGTATTTCCCAGATTGTTTGGCATGAGGCCAGCTTGTAA